A stretch of Myxocyprinus asiaticus isolate MX2 ecotype Aquarium Trade chromosome 42, UBuf_Myxa_2, whole genome shotgun sequence DNA encodes these proteins:
- the LOC127432482 gene encoding transcription factor SPT20 homolog isoform X1 yields MQQVLEYALDRAEYIVESARQRPAKRRISSSGRKSLYQKLYELYLEECEKEPELKNLRRNVNLLEKLVSQESVSCLVVNLYPGNEGYSLMLRGKNGSDSETIRLRYEEGELLDYLDAEELPPILVDLLEKSQVNLFHCGCVIAEVRDYRQSGNAKTPSYQSRHILLRPTMQTLICDVHAMTSDHHKWTQDDKLQLESQLILATAEPLCLDPSISVTCTTNRLLYNKQKMNTRSIKRCFRRHSRAALNRQQEMMSHCPSLPQLRLLDYLQRRKERKPVPSIDLKISKAGNCVDMWKQNSCQLTVPAEIDVEKYAVAEKSVKLDDSQPTVWPAQDKRDDYIFECEVGGQPQRTKVTIFQSMGDPLVYGKIYSAKDSRSEEDVTDLHLIHPPFLIGSKTDADRFLTQYKEVYERDVKCQVKMLHNSGSAGSQGQLSPTRENEADGYSALVQSSVLGKGVKHRPPPIKLPVGSACGSSGNIYSTQASSGHLKCPTPPPTKNQSLSRKHSMELGLLSPAALSPMQRSGTPKPSTPTNTPCSTPHPSDVQSFTPSVTPTPQDPALPQQPALLTSFAQQQMALSQALPVMTIPLPTSSTSSQVMTNPAGLNFINVMGSVCSPQTLSGSNPMLGCSPGTLASGIPLSGLLPSSGLMSGALPTMQPASSAAGGPFGLNNSQGLRPLNILQIPTGPLIFNSLQQQPLSQFSPQQQSSQSATSSPQQQGESVDSALTTEQGLSAQQTAVINLTGVGGFMSPQAAVLSQLGCGLEGSGPSLPSPRLQQQHQPQIQLQFLQHQMQQQQMGMAVGAAAQAALPRQHSVNQPRSKRKRSTPQPLPKS; encoded by the exons ATG CAACAAGTTTTAGAATATGCATTGGATCGGGCTGAG TACATTGTTGAAAGTGCTCGTCAGCGACCGGCAAAGAGACGAATATCTTCCAGTGGAAGGAAATCCTTATATCAGAAACTTTATGAATTGTACCTTGAAGAGTGTGAAAAAGAGCCTGAGTTGAAG AATCTGCGAAGAAATGTGAATCTACTAGAGAAGCTGGTCTCACAGGAATCAGTCTCATGTCTGGTGGTCAACTTGTACCCTGGAAATGAAGGATACTCTCTTATGCTCAGAGGAAAAAATGGATCTG ATTCAGAAACAATCCGGCTTCGCTATGAAGAAGGAGAGTTGCTTGATTACCTGGATGCTGAGGAGTTGCCGCCCATCCTGGTAGACCTTCTAGAAAAATCACAG GTCAATTTATTCCACTGTGGCTGTGTCATAGCTGAAGTTAGGGACTACCGACAGTCTGGGAATGCAAAGACGCCCTCCTACCAGAGCCGACATATCCTGCTGAGACCCACTATGCAG ACCCTGATCTGTGATGTTCACGCTATGACAAGTGATCACCACAAGTGGACACAG GATGATAAGCTTCAGTTGGAGAGTCAGTTGATTCTGGCCACAGCAGAACCTCTTTGTCTAGATCCCTCCATCTCAGTCACCTGCACCACCAACCGTCTGCTCTACAACAAACAGAAGATGAACACACGATCCATCAAACG GTGTTTTAGGAGGCATTCACGAGCAGCTCTTAACAGACAGCAGGAGATGATGAGCCACTGCCCCTCACTGCCACAGCTCAGACTCCTGGACTACCTGCAGAGGAGGAAAGAGAGGAAACCTGTTCCCTCTATAGACCTCAAGATCTCCAAAGCAGGAAAT TGTGTGGACATGTGGAAACAGAACAGTTGTCAGCTGACTGTTCCGGCAGAAATTGAT GTGGAGAAATATGCAGTGGCAGAGAAATCAGTCAAACTAGATGACTCTCAGCCCACTGTTTGGCCTGCACAG GACAAGAGGGATGACTACATTTTCGAGTGTGAGGTGGGAGGCCAGCCTCAAAGAACAAAGGTCACTATCTTCCAGTCTATGGGAGACCCGCTAGTCTACGGGAAAATCTACAGCGCCAAAGACTCCCGATCAGAGGAGGACGTCACAGACCTGCACCTCATTCACCCACC ATTCCTCATAGGTTCAAAGACAGACGCTGATCG GTTTCTGACGCAGTATAAAGAGGTGTATGAGCGGGATGTGAAGTGTCAGGTGAAGATGTTGCACAACTCAGGCAGCGCAGGGTCCCAAGGCCAGCTCTCCCCCACCAGAGAGAATGAG GCTGATGGTTACTCAGCACTGGTCCAGTCTTCGGTTTTAGGGAAGGGTGTCAAACACAGACCTCCTCCTATCAAACTGCCAGTCGGCTCAGCCTGCGGCTCCTCAG gtaatatatacagtacacaggcCTCCAGTGGCCATCTCAAGTGCCCGACCCCTCCACCCACAAAGAATCAGTCGCTTTCTCGTAAACACTCCATGGAACTTGGCCTGCTGTCCCCTGCTGCTCTCTCGCCCATGCAGA GATCAGGTACACCCAAGCCCTCCACCCCCACCAACACGCCCTGTTCGACGCCACACCCCTCAGATGTTCAGAGTTTCACGCCCTCAGTTACGCCCACCCCTCAAGACCCCGCCCTTCCACAGCAGCCTGCACTGCTGACTTCATTCGCCCAGCAGCAGATGGCCCTGAGTCAGGCTCTGCCCGTCATGACTATTCCCTTACCCACGTCCAGCACCTCTTCACAGGTCATGACCAACCCTGCTGGGCTTAACTTCATCAATGTGATGGGCTCTGTTTG CAGTCCACAGACTCTGAGCGGTTCAAACCCAATGTTGGGTTGTAGTCCTGGTACTCTGGCGTCTGGTATACCCCTGAGTGGACTTTTGCCCTCTAGTGGTCTCATGTCTGGAGCCCTACCTACCATGCAGCCTGCTTCTTCAGCGG CAGGAGGGCCTTTCGGCCTGAACAACAGCCAGGGACTACGACCGCTCAACATTCTGCAG ATCCCTACAGGACCGCTGATTTTTAACTCTCTACAGCAGCAGCCGTTATCCCAGTTCTCTCCTCAGCAACAGAGCAGCCAATCTGCCACATCCAGCCCCCAACAGCAGGGGGAGTCG GTTGATTCAGCACTGACAACAGAACAGGGGTTGTCTGCACAACAGACAGCAGTCATCAACCTCACTGGAGTGGGAGGGTTCATGTCCCCCCAGGCAGCAG TGCTGTCCCAGCTGGGTTGTGGTCTGGAGGGGTCCGGGCCCAGCCTACCATCCCCGAGGCTCCAGCAACAGCACCAGCCACAGATCCAA TTGCAATTCTTGCAGCACCAAATGCAACAGCAGCAAATGGGTATGGCAGTGGGGGCGGCGGCACAGGCAGCACTGCCACGGCAACATTCCGTCAACCAGCCAAGAAGTAAGAGGAAACGCAGCACGCCACAGCCCCTCCCCAAATCATGA
- the LOC127432482 gene encoding transcription factor SPT20 homolog isoform X3, protein MQQVLEYALDRAEYIVESARQRPAKRRISSSGRKSLYQKLYELYLEECEKEPELKNLRRNVNLLEKLVSQESVSCLVVNLYPGNEGYSLMLRGKNGSDSETIRLRYEEGELLDYLDAEELPPILVDLLEKSQVNLFHCGCVIAEVRDYRQSGNAKTPSYQSRHILLRPTMQTLICDVHAMTSDHHKWTQDDKLQLESQLILATAEPLCLDPSISVTCTTNRLLYNKQKMNTRSIKRCFRRHSRAALNRQQEMMSHCPSLPQLRLLDYLQRRKERKPVPSIDLKISKAGNCVDMWKQNSCQLTVPAEIDVEKYAVAEKSVKLDDSQPTVWPAQDKRDDYIFECEVGGQPQRTKVTIFQSMGDPLVYGKIYSAKDSRSEEDVTDLHLIHPPFLIGSKTDADRFLTQYKEVYERDVKCQVKMLHNSGSAGSQGQLSPTRENEADGYSALVQSSVLGKGVKHRPPPIKLPVGSACGSSGNIYSTQASSGHLKCPTPPPTKNQSLSRKHSMELGLLSPAALSPMQRSGTPKPSTPTNTPCSTPHPSDVQSFTPSVTPTPQDPALPQQPALLTSFAQQQMALSQALPVMTIPLPTSSTSSQVMTNPAGLNFINVMGSVCSPQTLSGSNPMLGCSPGTLASGIPLSGLLPSSGLMSGALPTMQPASSAAGGPFGLNNSQGLRPLNILQIPTGPLIFNSLQQQPLSQFSPQQQSSQSATSSPQQQGESVDSALTTEQGLSAQQTAVINLTGVGGFMSPQAAVAILAAPNATAANGYGSGGGGTGSTATATFRQPAKK, encoded by the exons ATG CAACAAGTTTTAGAATATGCATTGGATCGGGCTGAG TACATTGTTGAAAGTGCTCGTCAGCGACCGGCAAAGAGACGAATATCTTCCAGTGGAAGGAAATCCTTATATCAGAAACTTTATGAATTGTACCTTGAAGAGTGTGAAAAAGAGCCTGAGTTGAAG AATCTGCGAAGAAATGTGAATCTACTAGAGAAGCTGGTCTCACAGGAATCAGTCTCATGTCTGGTGGTCAACTTGTACCCTGGAAATGAAGGATACTCTCTTATGCTCAGAGGAAAAAATGGATCTG ATTCAGAAACAATCCGGCTTCGCTATGAAGAAGGAGAGTTGCTTGATTACCTGGATGCTGAGGAGTTGCCGCCCATCCTGGTAGACCTTCTAGAAAAATCACAG GTCAATTTATTCCACTGTGGCTGTGTCATAGCTGAAGTTAGGGACTACCGACAGTCTGGGAATGCAAAGACGCCCTCCTACCAGAGCCGACATATCCTGCTGAGACCCACTATGCAG ACCCTGATCTGTGATGTTCACGCTATGACAAGTGATCACCACAAGTGGACACAG GATGATAAGCTTCAGTTGGAGAGTCAGTTGATTCTGGCCACAGCAGAACCTCTTTGTCTAGATCCCTCCATCTCAGTCACCTGCACCACCAACCGTCTGCTCTACAACAAACAGAAGATGAACACACGATCCATCAAACG GTGTTTTAGGAGGCATTCACGAGCAGCTCTTAACAGACAGCAGGAGATGATGAGCCACTGCCCCTCACTGCCACAGCTCAGACTCCTGGACTACCTGCAGAGGAGGAAAGAGAGGAAACCTGTTCCCTCTATAGACCTCAAGATCTCCAAAGCAGGAAAT TGTGTGGACATGTGGAAACAGAACAGTTGTCAGCTGACTGTTCCGGCAGAAATTGAT GTGGAGAAATATGCAGTGGCAGAGAAATCAGTCAAACTAGATGACTCTCAGCCCACTGTTTGGCCTGCACAG GACAAGAGGGATGACTACATTTTCGAGTGTGAGGTGGGAGGCCAGCCTCAAAGAACAAAGGTCACTATCTTCCAGTCTATGGGAGACCCGCTAGTCTACGGGAAAATCTACAGCGCCAAAGACTCCCGATCAGAGGAGGACGTCACAGACCTGCACCTCATTCACCCACC ATTCCTCATAGGTTCAAAGACAGACGCTGATCG GTTTCTGACGCAGTATAAAGAGGTGTATGAGCGGGATGTGAAGTGTCAGGTGAAGATGTTGCACAACTCAGGCAGCGCAGGGTCCCAAGGCCAGCTCTCCCCCACCAGAGAGAATGAG GCTGATGGTTACTCAGCACTGGTCCAGTCTTCGGTTTTAGGGAAGGGTGTCAAACACAGACCTCCTCCTATCAAACTGCCAGTCGGCTCAGCCTGCGGCTCCTCAG gtaatatatacagtacacaggcCTCCAGTGGCCATCTCAAGTGCCCGACCCCTCCACCCACAAAGAATCAGTCGCTTTCTCGTAAACACTCCATGGAACTTGGCCTGCTGTCCCCTGCTGCTCTCTCGCCCATGCAGA GATCAGGTACACCCAAGCCCTCCACCCCCACCAACACGCCCTGTTCGACGCCACACCCCTCAGATGTTCAGAGTTTCACGCCCTCAGTTACGCCCACCCCTCAAGACCCCGCCCTTCCACAGCAGCCTGCACTGCTGACTTCATTCGCCCAGCAGCAGATGGCCCTGAGTCAGGCTCTGCCCGTCATGACTATTCCCTTACCCACGTCCAGCACCTCTTCACAGGTCATGACCAACCCTGCTGGGCTTAACTTCATCAATGTGATGGGCTCTGTTTG CAGTCCACAGACTCTGAGCGGTTCAAACCCAATGTTGGGTTGTAGTCCTGGTACTCTGGCGTCTGGTATACCCCTGAGTGGACTTTTGCCCTCTAGTGGTCTCATGTCTGGAGCCCTACCTACCATGCAGCCTGCTTCTTCAGCGG CAGGAGGGCCTTTCGGCCTGAACAACAGCCAGGGACTACGACCGCTCAACATTCTGCAG ATCCCTACAGGACCGCTGATTTTTAACTCTCTACAGCAGCAGCCGTTATCCCAGTTCTCTCCTCAGCAACAGAGCAGCCAATCTGCCACATCCAGCCCCCAACAGCAGGGGGAGTCG GTTGATTCAGCACTGACAACAGAACAGGGGTTGTCTGCACAACAGACAGCAGTCATCAACCTCACTGGAGTGGGAGGGTTCATGTCCCCCCAGGCAGCAG TTGCAATTCTTGCAGCACCAAATGCAACAGCAGCAAATGGGTATGGCAGTGGGGGCGGCGGCACAGGCAGCACTGCCACGGCAACATTCCGTCAACCAGCCAAGAAGTAA
- the LOC127432482 gene encoding transcription factor SPT20 homolog isoform X2 translates to MQQVLEYALDRAEYIVESARQRPAKRRISSSGRKSLYQKLYELYLEECEKEPELKNLRRNVNLLEKLVSQESVSCLVVNLYPGNEGYSLMLRGKNGSDSETIRLRYEEGELLDYLDAEELPPILVDLLEKSQVNLFHCGCVIAEVRDYRQSGNAKTPSYQSRHILLRPTMQTLICDVHAMTSDHHKWTQDDKLQLESQLILATAEPLCLDPSISVTCTTNRLLYNKQKMNTRSIKRCFRRHSRAALNRQQEMMSHCPSLPQLRLLDYLQRRKERKPVPSIDLKISKAGNCVDMWKQNSCQLTVPAEIDVEKYAVAEKSVKLDDSQPTVWPAQDKRDDYIFECEVGGQPQRTKVTIFQSMGDPLVYGKIYSAKDSRSEEDVTDLHLIHPPFLIGSKTDADRFLTQYKEVYERDVKCQVKMLHNSGSAGSQGQLSPTRENEADGYSALVQSSVLGKGVKHRPPPIKLPVGSACGSSGNIYSTQASSGHLKCPTPPPTKNQSLSRKHSMELGLLSPAALSPMQRSGTPKPSTPTNTPCSTPHPSDVQSFTPSVTPTPQDPALPQQPALLTSFAQQQMALSQALPVMTIPLPTSSTSSQVMTNPAGLNFINVMGSVCSPQTLSGSNPMLGCSPGTLASGIPLSGLLPSSGLMSGALPTMQPASSAGGPFGLNNSQGLRPLNILQIPTGPLIFNSLQQQPLSQFSPQQQSSQSATSSPQQQGESVDSALTTEQGLSAQQTAVINLTGVGGFMSPQAAVLSQLGCGLEGSGPSLPSPRLQQQHQPQIQLQFLQHQMQQQQMGMAVGAAAQAALPRQHSVNQPRSKRKRSTPQPLPKS, encoded by the exons ATG CAACAAGTTTTAGAATATGCATTGGATCGGGCTGAG TACATTGTTGAAAGTGCTCGTCAGCGACCGGCAAAGAGACGAATATCTTCCAGTGGAAGGAAATCCTTATATCAGAAACTTTATGAATTGTACCTTGAAGAGTGTGAAAAAGAGCCTGAGTTGAAG AATCTGCGAAGAAATGTGAATCTACTAGAGAAGCTGGTCTCACAGGAATCAGTCTCATGTCTGGTGGTCAACTTGTACCCTGGAAATGAAGGATACTCTCTTATGCTCAGAGGAAAAAATGGATCTG ATTCAGAAACAATCCGGCTTCGCTATGAAGAAGGAGAGTTGCTTGATTACCTGGATGCTGAGGAGTTGCCGCCCATCCTGGTAGACCTTCTAGAAAAATCACAG GTCAATTTATTCCACTGTGGCTGTGTCATAGCTGAAGTTAGGGACTACCGACAGTCTGGGAATGCAAAGACGCCCTCCTACCAGAGCCGACATATCCTGCTGAGACCCACTATGCAG ACCCTGATCTGTGATGTTCACGCTATGACAAGTGATCACCACAAGTGGACACAG GATGATAAGCTTCAGTTGGAGAGTCAGTTGATTCTGGCCACAGCAGAACCTCTTTGTCTAGATCCCTCCATCTCAGTCACCTGCACCACCAACCGTCTGCTCTACAACAAACAGAAGATGAACACACGATCCATCAAACG GTGTTTTAGGAGGCATTCACGAGCAGCTCTTAACAGACAGCAGGAGATGATGAGCCACTGCCCCTCACTGCCACAGCTCAGACTCCTGGACTACCTGCAGAGGAGGAAAGAGAGGAAACCTGTTCCCTCTATAGACCTCAAGATCTCCAAAGCAGGAAAT TGTGTGGACATGTGGAAACAGAACAGTTGTCAGCTGACTGTTCCGGCAGAAATTGAT GTGGAGAAATATGCAGTGGCAGAGAAATCAGTCAAACTAGATGACTCTCAGCCCACTGTTTGGCCTGCACAG GACAAGAGGGATGACTACATTTTCGAGTGTGAGGTGGGAGGCCAGCCTCAAAGAACAAAGGTCACTATCTTCCAGTCTATGGGAGACCCGCTAGTCTACGGGAAAATCTACAGCGCCAAAGACTCCCGATCAGAGGAGGACGTCACAGACCTGCACCTCATTCACCCACC ATTCCTCATAGGTTCAAAGACAGACGCTGATCG GTTTCTGACGCAGTATAAAGAGGTGTATGAGCGGGATGTGAAGTGTCAGGTGAAGATGTTGCACAACTCAGGCAGCGCAGGGTCCCAAGGCCAGCTCTCCCCCACCAGAGAGAATGAG GCTGATGGTTACTCAGCACTGGTCCAGTCTTCGGTTTTAGGGAAGGGTGTCAAACACAGACCTCCTCCTATCAAACTGCCAGTCGGCTCAGCCTGCGGCTCCTCAG gtaatatatacagtacacaggcCTCCAGTGGCCATCTCAAGTGCCCGACCCCTCCACCCACAAAGAATCAGTCGCTTTCTCGTAAACACTCCATGGAACTTGGCCTGCTGTCCCCTGCTGCTCTCTCGCCCATGCAGA GATCAGGTACACCCAAGCCCTCCACCCCCACCAACACGCCCTGTTCGACGCCACACCCCTCAGATGTTCAGAGTTTCACGCCCTCAGTTACGCCCACCCCTCAAGACCCCGCCCTTCCACAGCAGCCTGCACTGCTGACTTCATTCGCCCAGCAGCAGATGGCCCTGAGTCAGGCTCTGCCCGTCATGACTATTCCCTTACCCACGTCCAGCACCTCTTCACAGGTCATGACCAACCCTGCTGGGCTTAACTTCATCAATGTGATGGGCTCTGTTTG CAGTCCACAGACTCTGAGCGGTTCAAACCCAATGTTGGGTTGTAGTCCTGGTACTCTGGCGTCTGGTATACCCCTGAGTGGACTTTTGCCCTCTAGTGGTCTCATGTCTGGAGCCCTACCTACCATGCAGCCTGCTTCTTCAGCGG GAGGGCCTTTCGGCCTGAACAACAGCCAGGGACTACGACCGCTCAACATTCTGCAG ATCCCTACAGGACCGCTGATTTTTAACTCTCTACAGCAGCAGCCGTTATCCCAGTTCTCTCCTCAGCAACAGAGCAGCCAATCTGCCACATCCAGCCCCCAACAGCAGGGGGAGTCG GTTGATTCAGCACTGACAACAGAACAGGGGTTGTCTGCACAACAGACAGCAGTCATCAACCTCACTGGAGTGGGAGGGTTCATGTCCCCCCAGGCAGCAG TGCTGTCCCAGCTGGGTTGTGGTCTGGAGGGGTCCGGGCCCAGCCTACCATCCCCGAGGCTCCAGCAACAGCACCAGCCACAGATCCAA TTGCAATTCTTGCAGCACCAAATGCAACAGCAGCAAATGGGTATGGCAGTGGGGGCGGCGGCACAGGCAGCACTGCCACGGCAACATTCCGTCAACCAGCCAAGAAGTAAGAGGAAACGCAGCACGCCACAGCCCCTCCCCAAATCATGA
- the exosc8 gene encoding exosome complex component RRP43 has protein sequence MAAGFKTAEPLEYHRSFLKENCRPDGRELGEFRTTTLNISSISTADGSAMVKIGNTTVICGIKAELAMPSSDAPNKGYIVPNVDLPPLCSSRFRPGPPGEQAQAASQFIADVIESSDLIDMEELCIEKAKICWVLYCDIMCLDYDGNLLDTCIIALLAALKNAQLPEVTINKETDLAEVDIQKKQHLKINRHPVGSSFAVFDDSIIIVDPTAEEESLSTALMTVVTDEQERLCAVHKPGGTSLSGEKLQQCINRAITRNKEISKLVDKVIESTKTTK, from the exons AACTGCAGAGCCACTGGAGTATCACAGAAGCTTTTTG AAAGAAAACTGTCGTCCAGATGGAAGGGAACTGGGAGAGTTTAGAACCACAACATTAAATATAA GCTCCATATCTACAGCTGATGGCTCAGCAATGGTAAAAATTGGAAACACCACAGTGATCTGTGGGATAAAGGCT GAATTAGCTATGCCCTCCTCTGATGCTCCAAACAAAGGATATATAG TCCCAAATGTAGATCTGCCACCACTGTGCTCATCTAGATTCAGACCCGGTCCACCGGGAGAACAGGCTCAAGCAGCCAGCCAGTTTATCGCTGATGTCATTGAGAG TTCAGATTTAATAGATATGGAGGAATTGTGCATTGAAAAAGCAAAG ATTTGTTGGGTGCTGTACTGTGATATAATGTGTTTAGATTATGATGGCAACTTACTTGACACCTGTATCATAGCTCTGCTGGCAGCTTTAAAAAATG CACAACTCCCTGAAGTCACAATAAACAAAGAGACAGATTTAGCAGAAGTTGATATCCAGAAGAAGCAGCATTTGAAGATCAACCGGCACCCTGTTGGCTCATCGTTTGCAGTATTTGATGA TTCTATCATCATAGTAGACCCCACTGCAGAGGAAGAGAGCTTGTCTACAGCACTGATGACTGTAGTAACAGATGAGCAGGAAAGACTCTGTGCTGTCCACAAACCAG GTGGCACGTCGTTATCTGGTGAAAAACTCCAACAATGCATAAATCGCGCTATAACGAGGAACAAAGAGATCAGCAAACTGGTGGACAAAGTCATCGAGAGCACAAAGACaactaaataa